The DNA segment CTAAAAAGACTGGCAAGCCCTACAAAGTCGCCAAGTGCATTCAAACCCGGCCTGATGGTCATATCAACGTAGGCAAGATTTTCATTCGTGAGGGGCAACCGGCTACTCAAGGGGTCTACATGCCGACCTATCAGGATGTAGAGCGCGATGGCTGGATCACTCCGGTTATCGTTGAGCTTCGGCCTGTTCCTGCGGTAGCGGCTTCGAAAGCTGCGTAATGCATTCCATCATATCGGGTGACTTAGTTGAACTAGGTGAGTTTGACACGGAACACACCTGTATCTGGTGCAAGGAATTGGACAATCTAGGTGTCATTCACGAAGGGGATTTTCTCTGCATGGCTTGTCTCATGCGTGCGGTTCGGTTGGGTTTTCTTTCTCCTCCAGTGGAAGTGACACGGCAATAATTTATTTTGAAGAATATGCCATTTAGCAATGGGCTAAAGGTAAATGGGGTTCTTGGTGAAGGCGGCATCGAGAGAAGTTTTCCCCACATCCTCCGCTATTAATGGAGCAAATTGAAATGCGTGCATATTTTGAAAAGCAAGGAAAGAAACTCGGTCTGACTGGTGCTGCTCTGCTGGCGTTTGTCAATCAATGTCTCGCTGCGGTTCCGGCTGAAGTCACTACGGCCATGGGCGACATGAAAACTGACGGCATTGCTGTTGCTACCGCCTTTTTGGTGGCAACGATTGCCATCATTGCCTTCAAGTTCATGAAGAAGGGCACCTAAGCATGTCGGCTACCGGGGCCATTTTCGAGGGTCGCTGTCTCTCCAGTAATGCGGAGGCAGTCGATGCGTATTACTCGAAAGCGGCTCCGGTTCTTGTTCCGGGTTCTACCAGTTATTTAAATCAGTTCGTCAAGGATGCCGGTGTCTGGTATCAAAAGTCATACAGCATAGATGGCTCTGGTACTCAAACTCTGCGTTATTCGATTGCTGCGCCGTCTATTACCTTTGATTCTTGCGATATGACAGAGCCGTTTTTCGATGGTCTGTCAGTGGGTTGGATGATAGCGGCGGCAATGGTGGCGGCTGCGGCTGTAATGTTCATGCGTCGGGGGTTGTGATGGAACATTTATTCATGGTGGGAATATTGCTGGTTCTCTTGCCGATCTGGGTAATCCTCAAATGAGAATCAGGATATTGAGTAGTGAATATATATGGCCGTTGATTATCGCGGCCATCTTTATATTGAGTGGCAGAGAATCGCATGCATCATTTACGGCTACGGGGCCGCAATGGACGATTGTCCAATGGTCGTCTTATAACCGGGGGTTCGCGTCGGCTCGGGCGGCGTGTGATGGCTACTATGATGTTAGCAAGCCATATGTGGGGGCCGGGCCATCTGATTTTAATTCCAATACTTCGTCTCAGTGTGTATGGGGTCAGAGCGGAGTCTGTTCCAGCTGTTATTCAGCGACGCTATCGCAGACTTTTTACACTTGTCCTGCGAATTCCACGATTAGCGGGACCACCTGCACATGCAATAGCGGATACATGGAGAGTGCAGGTACTTGCGTTTCTCAGTCGGCCTGTCCGGCTGCGGGTACTACGTTAACTTCTATGGCTTGGTATGACTTTGGCACTATCTCGCCCGGTGAGGCCATGACTCTGGATGTATGTGATTCATCGAGTCAATGCGGTCAGGTATTTGATGGGGCTATATGTGGTGCAGGGCTGGTTGCGGGGGTGCGGCACACTGAATGTCAGGGTGTCTGGAAGTCGAGTGGTGCTCATTGCGATTCCGGGGCGGCTCCTCTTAGCGGGACGGCATCTAAGCCTGAGAATACGTGCGCATCGGC comes from the Georgfuchsia toluolica genome and includes:
- a CDS encoding major capsid protein is translated as MEQIEMRAYFEKQGKKLGLTGAALLAFVNQCLAAVPAEVTTAMGDMKTDGIAVATAFLVATIAIIAFKFMKKGT